A section of the Roseivirga sp. BDSF3-8 genome encodes:
- a CDS encoding contractile injection system tape measure protein — MSRHVIRSFNVEIDSDSEARGHQLNKQLNDFLLAEIVPEIERAMEDVAGGAEIWHLDQINLDLGTCKGDEFTDEFKNRLLFRFREALRSAIDGTPGDDASEAEKSDPAKSRYALLKHYLKHGTLPWWAEEIDFSEFTGRESAKSTFSLSDLIEQMLTKEAADFRRLMKELLPSSIIRKRLIRQLDDSTLHAMVTGYDSAIKESDSLVRNLLQASGSLTESGRINEHRENLWKQVFETFLIKKESGEKAKETLALKWLEQTLTSSSSDTLAVANKLKKVLATERSQVRTEDKNIWHKIQQTSEEYFLQELPSSWRKVSSKAEVARSLDISRTAKLLRTSQAGQDSFTASFFIEVGNRLSASSRQAFTRFILDIVFDSRYGRISQRELIVETVLFFSRILSMAEEDILRYVGAYATETEIKKWSSKDASDPDKVRELVETEAEDESDWTKWKNKDLITSFLLYGVIPWSDRNLVKEESLEKIFLEWAETDPVGFQRLIQQIDWKQKPFVVKRILNTFSPELADRILEQLPRTVAQLMSPPPVSLDTLLASPHLLSHYLHLFAADRQWSPMEWQPGLTIPLLLKEYYTKKPDTLKLIIEAFPVEVIERIQTKLLSLPEEGLKASGLSADIVTNIVDELKSYTQSATENTRGSLMPREGYQLKEWLEEVKKFLKEGISDDLGTINYKVQALLQSNPTQIIGVLHSFLPSGAVIKQWVSHLGESTLSRITYILAGTHYAEATKLAERMMILPTTHMGVRGKRWYSLLTYFSSGFEKSYSPFQFVIKALDEFVPPPQDTILFLAKLFRQERNKELRTEYKKLALLVSDSQSVATAIDDFVKGRQPIGDASVVEIFTEGDPEASVNGQNSSQEDSPAYKPEESQTEKTDSTIEDQVDEQRSTSKEERTEKETRDEKRAESNNLNKSSEEEPGSEEIEEKGKKNEKSPEKSEEDDKKKEKLPQRKEEEDIPEPPEKEPMFISNAGLVILHPFITRLFKALGLTENKAFRDEDAAHKAAHVLHFLVYHHTEGEEHEMVLEKVLCNIPLGVPLKKGFELNDEEKELCISLTKAAINYWEILKNSSVDNFRASFLLREGAIYYEGREWRLHVTPKGLDVLMEKLPWSIGMIRFPWMEKVLHVNWT, encoded by the coding sequence ATGAGCAGGCATGTTATCCGCTCGTTTAACGTAGAGATCGATAGTGACAGTGAAGCCCGGGGACATCAGTTAAACAAACAGCTCAATGATTTCCTGTTGGCTGAAATTGTTCCTGAGATCGAACGAGCCATGGAGGATGTGGCCGGTGGGGCCGAAATATGGCATTTAGACCAAATAAACCTTGACTTGGGTACCTGCAAAGGCGATGAGTTTACTGATGAGTTTAAAAACCGTCTTCTTTTCAGGTTTCGTGAGGCCCTGCGGTCTGCTATTGATGGCACGCCGGGTGATGATGCCTCGGAGGCTGAAAAGTCCGACCCTGCCAAGTCCCGCTATGCCCTGCTCAAACATTACCTGAAACACGGTACCCTTCCCTGGTGGGCTGAAGAGATTGATTTCAGTGAATTCACAGGGAGGGAATCTGCCAAAAGCACTTTTTCTTTAAGTGACCTTATCGAACAAATGCTCACAAAAGAGGCAGCAGATTTTCGGAGGTTGATGAAAGAGCTCCTTCCCTCCTCTATTATAAGAAAACGCCTGATCAGACAACTCGATGACTCTACCCTGCATGCTATGGTAACAGGCTATGATTCGGCGATCAAAGAGAGTGATTCTTTAGTAAGAAACCTTTTGCAGGCCTCCGGGTCATTAACCGAATCAGGTAGAATAAATGAACATCGGGAAAATTTATGGAAGCAGGTTTTTGAAACCTTTCTTATAAAAAAAGAATCAGGCGAAAAAGCCAAAGAAACCCTCGCACTGAAATGGCTGGAGCAAACGCTTACATCTTCCTCCTCTGATACGCTGGCAGTAGCTAACAAGCTTAAGAAAGTACTGGCCACAGAAAGAAGCCAGGTACGAACAGAGGATAAAAACATTTGGCATAAAATACAACAAACCAGCGAGGAATACTTTCTTCAGGAATTACCGTCCAGTTGGCGAAAAGTCTCCTCAAAAGCAGAGGTAGCCAGATCATTGGATATATCCCGCACCGCCAAGCTTCTCCGCACATCTCAGGCTGGCCAGGACAGTTTCACGGCATCTTTCTTTATAGAAGTGGGCAATAGGCTTAGTGCTTCCTCCAGGCAGGCTTTTACCCGCTTTATTCTTGATATTGTATTTGATAGCCGCTATGGCCGTATCAGCCAAAGGGAGTTAATTGTAGAGACAGTATTATTCTTTTCCAGAATCCTGTCGATGGCAGAAGAGGATATATTGAGGTATGTTGGTGCCTATGCTACGGAAACAGAGATAAAAAAATGGTCTAGTAAAGATGCTTCAGATCCTGATAAAGTTCGGGAATTAGTAGAAACTGAGGCTGAGGATGAATCCGACTGGACCAAATGGAAAAATAAAGACCTGATCACTTCTTTCCTTCTTTATGGAGTTATTCCCTGGAGTGATCGAAACCTGGTCAAAGAAGAGAGCCTTGAAAAGATTTTCCTGGAGTGGGCTGAAACAGATCCGGTAGGGTTTCAGAGGCTCATTCAGCAAATTGACTGGAAGCAAAAGCCATTTGTAGTCAAGAGGATACTGAACACCTTCAGTCCAGAATTAGCCGATAGAATTTTGGAACAATTACCACGTACGGTAGCACAGTTGATGTCTCCCCCGCCTGTTTCCCTTGACACTCTGCTGGCATCTCCTCACCTCCTCTCCCATTATTTGCATTTGTTTGCTGCTGACAGGCAGTGGTCACCCATGGAGTGGCAGCCAGGTCTTACCATTCCACTGCTATTAAAGGAATATTATACTAAAAAGCCTGATACCTTAAAGCTCATTATTGAAGCCTTTCCGGTTGAAGTGATTGAGCGGATTCAAACTAAGTTACTCAGCCTGCCGGAAGAAGGACTTAAAGCCTCAGGGCTAAGTGCCGATATTGTCACTAACATCGTTGACGAGTTGAAGTCATACACTCAATCCGCTACAGAAAATACCAGAGGCAGCCTTATGCCTCGGGAAGGCTATCAGCTTAAGGAATGGCTGGAAGAAGTTAAGAAGTTTTTAAAAGAAGGCATCAGTGATGATTTAGGGACTATTAATTACAAGGTTCAGGCTTTATTGCAGAGTAACCCGACACAAATCATTGGTGTGCTTCATAGTTTTTTGCCCTCTGGAGCAGTAATCAAGCAGTGGGTGAGTCATTTGGGAGAATCTACCCTGTCACGCATCACCTACATTCTTGCCGGTACTCATTATGCGGAAGCCACTAAGCTTGCTGAACGGATGATGATTTTGCCCACCACACATATGGGAGTAAGAGGTAAGCGATGGTATTCACTCCTGACCTACTTCAGCAGTGGCTTTGAAAAGTCTTACTCGCCTTTTCAATTTGTAATTAAGGCCCTGGATGAATTTGTGCCTCCACCTCAGGATACCATTTTGTTTTTGGCTAAACTCTTCAGGCAGGAGCGTAATAAAGAACTCCGCACAGAATACAAAAAGCTGGCACTACTGGTATCTGATTCTCAGTCGGTAGCCACTGCTATCGATGATTTTGTCAAAGGCCGGCAGCCTATAGGAGATGCTAGTGTGGTGGAGATATTCACGGAAGGTGATCCTGAAGCCTCTGTTAACGGTCAGAATAGCTCTCAGGAAGACAGCCCCGCTTATAAGCCTGAAGAGTCGCAAACAGAAAAAACAGATTCTACTATTGAAGACCAGGTTGATGAGCAGCGTAGCACATCAAAGGAAGAGAGAACAGAAAAGGAAACAAGAGATGAGAAAAGGGCTGAATCAAATAATTTAAACAAATCATCTGAAGAAGAGCCAGGATCTGAAGAAATAGAGGAAAAGGGAAAGAAAAACGAAAAGTCCCCTGAGAAAAGCGAAGAAGACGATAAGAAAAAGGAAAAGCTTCCACAACGAAAAGAAGAAGAGGATATACCAGAACCTCCGGAAAAGGAGCCGATGTTTATTTCCAATGCCGGACTTGTTATATTACACCCTTTTATTACCCGGCTTTTTAAAGCGTTGGGCCTTACGGAAAACAAAGCTTTCAGGGATGAGGATGCTGCACACAAAGCGGCTCATGTATTGCACTTTTTAGTGTATCATCATACAGAGGGCGAGGAACATGAAATGGTACTGGAAAAAGTATTGTGCAATATTCCATTAGGGGTACCCCTGAAGAAGGGCTTTGAACTGAATGACGAAGAAAAGGAACTCTGTATCAGTCTTACTAAAGCGGCAATCAACTACTGGGAAATACTTAAAAACTCTTCTGTTGATAACTTCAGGGCCTCATTTCTACTAAGAGAGGGGGCTATTTATTATGAGGGTAGAGAGTGGCGCTTGCATGTAACTCCCAAAGGGCTGGATGTTCTTATGGAAAAACTACCTTGGTCCATCGGCATGATTCGCTTCCCATGGATGGAAAAAGTGCTTCATGTGAACTGGACATAA